In a single window of the Synergistaceae bacterium DZ-S4 genome:
- a CDS encoding metallophosphoesterase, which translates to MRLIITGDTHGDPVKRFRAVMDSIKANEDTEYTFTKNDLMAVVGDFGVIWGPDTPKQGRIENRILDELEAMPFTTVFIDGNHENFDRLRAFPEEERFGGKVGVLRSSVLHLKQRGHVYDFGGMKTWCFGGGISIDKILRREGTSWWAAEEPSKEEYEYGISQLEANGWRVDMVLTHAAPTRALDSLDLKPLLTKDLGYEPNLYDPLSPYFEQVTERLDFDRWSFGHYHKDDPELSPIEDFISAPDGHKSYSALYSMALVYEIFDQTVFPENDLKIA; encoded by the coding sequence ATGAGACTTATCATCACAGGAGATACGCACGGAGACCCGGTCAAAAGATTCAGGGCTGTCATGGACAGTATTAAGGCGAACGAGGATACCGAATATACCTTTACAAAAAACGACCTGATGGCCGTGGTCGGCGACTTCGGTGTCATCTGGGGTCCCGATACGCCCAAGCAGGGACGGATAGAAAACAGGATCCTTGACGAGCTCGAAGCCATGCCGTTCACCACTGTGTTTATCGACGGGAACCACGAGAACTTCGACCGCCTCCGCGCCTTCCCGGAAGAGGAACGTTTCGGAGGCAAGGTCGGTGTCTTGAGGTCTTCGGTCCTCCACCTGAAACAAAGGGGGCATGTCTATGATTTCGGTGGCATGAAGACCTGGTGTTTCGGCGGCGGAATTTCCATAGACAAGATCCTGCGCAGGGAAGGTACTTCCTGGTGGGCGGCGGAGGAACCGAGTAAAGAGGAATATGAATACGGGATCAGCCAGCTTGAAGCAAACGGCTGGAGGGTAGATATGGTGCTTACCCACGCCGCGCCGACAAGGGCACTGGACTCACTTGATCTCAAACCCCTTCTCACAAAGGACCTGGGGTATGAACCAAACCTTTACGATCCGCTTTCTCCGTACTTTGAGCAAGTGACGGAGAGGCTGGATTTCGACAGATGGTCTTTCGGACATTACCATAAAGACGATCCGGAACTAAGTCCCATTGAAGACTTCATTTCGGCGCCGGACGGACATAAGTCCTACTCAGCCCTTTATTCCATGGCTCTGGTGTATGAGATCTTCGATCAGACGGTATTTCCTGAAAATGATTTGAAGATAGCGTAG